From a single Scomber japonicus isolate fScoJap1 chromosome 12, fScoJap1.pri, whole genome shotgun sequence genomic region:
- the LOC128369764 gene encoding GTPase IMAP family member 9-like: MVGKTGSGKSTSGNTILGKECFKSQLSAKSLTTDCEKVYGEVDGKWVAVIDTPGLFDTKSTEGETYKGISQSISYASPGPHIFLVVIELGRFTEEEKQSVEKIQEIFGEEANKYSMVLFTHGDQLKGKSIEEFLKDSDDLNNVLAKYNGQYHVFNNEMEDHSQVSELLEKIGKMNVQDRPHYYITREGASC, encoded by the coding sequence ATGGTGGGGAAGACTGGATCTGGGAAGAGCACCTCAGGAAACACCATTCTGGGAAAAGAGTGCTTTAAATCTCAGTTATCCGCTAAATCTTTGACTACAGACTGTGAGAAGGTTTATGGTGAGGTGGACGGAAAATGGGTTGCTGTTATTGACACACCAGGCCTGTTTGACACCAAGAGCACTGAAGGGGAAACATATAAAGGTATTTCCCAGAGCATTTCTTATGCTTCTCCTGGACCTCATATCTTCCTGGTCGTCATCGAACTGGGCAGattcacagaggaagaaaagcaatCAGTGGAGAAGATTCAGGAAATCTTTGGTGAGGAAGCCAACAAATACAGTATGGTTCTCTTTACCCATGGTGACCAGCTCAAAGGGAAATCTATCGAGGAGTTCTTGAAGGACAGTGACGATCTGAACAATGTTTTGGCCAAATATAACGGCCAGTATCACGTGTTCAATAATGAGATGGAGGATCATTCTCAGGTCAGCGAGCTGCTCGAGAAGATCGGAAAAATGAATGTGCAGGACAGACCACACTACTACATAACAAGAGAAGGAGCAAGTTGCTAA